The nucleotide window CCGCAAAAACGGCAGCAATTCCAGCTTGACCCTGAACGAAGGAAATTGAAGATATAATAGGAAAGGTGTTGGGGGCTCCCCAACACCTTTTTAGTGCCCACCTAAGTAGGCTGCTCGTATTTGATCACTTTGGCTCAATTCTTCTGCTGTACCGGCAGCGACGATTTTGCCGGTCTCAATAACATAGGCACGGTCGGCAATGGAAAGGGCCATATTCGCATTTTGCTCGACTAACAGAATGGTCGTCCCCGTTTTATTAATTTCTACAATAATATTAAAGATGGTTTTGACTAATAACGGAGCAAGACCCATCGAAGGCTCGTCTAGCAGCAATAACCGTGGTCTCGCCATCAATGCCCGGCCCATTGCCAGCATCTGCTGTTCACCGCCCGATAGCGTTCCTGACAACTGCTTGCGCCGCTCATAAAGGCGTGGGAAGAGCTGATATACCTTTTCAAAGTCTTCCTTAATCCCTTTTTTATCCTTCCTTAGGTACGCACCTAACTCGAGATTTTCCTCCACCGACATGTTTGAAAATACCCGGCGGCCTTCAGGAACCTGGGAAATTCCCCTTTTTACAATTGCCTGCGCCACCTTACCGGCAACATGTTCATTTTCGAAGACAATTTCCCCATTCTTCGGCTTTAGCAACCCGGAGATCGTTTTTAATAGCGTACTTTTTCCGGCACCGTTCGCGCCAATCAGGGTCACAATTTCCCCTTGATGAATGTCGAGGGAAACGCCCTTCAAAGCATGAATGTTTCCATAGTAGACGTTGATATCATTTATTTTTAGCATTACGAGACCTCCTCGCCTAAGTACGCTTCGATGACTTTCGGGTTATTTCTGATTTGCTCCGGAGTGCCTTCGGCAATTAATTGACCATGGTCAAGCACATAAATACGTTCACACACACCCATAACGAGGAGCATGTCATGTTCAATCAGAAGAATCGTCAAATCAAATTTTTCGCGAATTAAAGAAATTAAATTCATTAATTCTTCCGTTTCCTGCGGATTCATCCCTGCTGCCGGTTCATCGAGCAAGAGCAGTTTTGGACCCGCCGCTAATGCCCGGGCAATTTCGAGGCGGCGTTGCTGACCATACGGCAGATTCTTCGCCATCTCGTGCATGACATCATCAAGCTTAAAGATTTTTAAAAACTCAATTGCCTTTTCTTCCATTTCCTTCTCGCCAGAAAAGTGGGAAGGGAGACGAAAAATTGAGCTTAGGATCGAATGCTTGGAAAGGGAATGATAGGCAACCTTTACATTATCCAGCACCGATAAATCGCTGAACAAGCGAATGTTTTGAAACGTTCGGCTAATTCCTTTTTTGGTAATTTTATAAGGGGCCTGACCATTTAATTTTTCACCGGCTAAGGAAATACTGCCCTCAGTAGGAACATATACACCCGTTAACAGATTAAAAAAGGTCGTCTTTCCCGCGCCGTTTGGACCGATTAAACCGACAAGTTCACCTTGTTTTAGTTCGACATTCACATCTGAAACGGCTTTTAATCCCCCGAAACGGATACCGGTATTTTCAACTTTAAGCAGTGGTGTTTTTGCCGTCATGGTGCACTCCTCCTTTAGCGGATTTGCCAAGTTTTAAGAAAGAGGTGATTTCCTTTGTTCCCATTAATCCTTGCGGACGGAACAGCATCATCACAATCAGTACAAGGCTGTAAATCACCATCCGCACCTCCGGATAATTGGAGAGGAAGGTTGAAATAATCGTCAACAGAATGGCCGCAATAACGGAACCCGACATACTTCCCAAGCCGCCAATTACGACTAAAATCAAAATGTCAAAGGATTTTAAGAAACCGAAGTTCGTCGGCTGGATGATATAAAAGTTATGAGCATGCAAGGCACCGGCTACACCGGCAAAGAAGGCGCCAATGACAAAGGCCATTACCTTGTAAAAAGTGGTATTGATCCCCATCGCATCTGCCGCAATTTCATTTTCACGAATGGAGATACAAGCACGGCCGTGCGTCGAGTTCGTAAAGTTAACAATCACCACAATCGTGATGGCCACACAGGCAACCAGCCAAGGCCATGTCGTTAAATGGGAGACGGTCATCCCGCTTGCGCCGCCAACATAATCAATATTTAATAAGATGATCCTGACAATCTCACCAAAGCCGAGAGTTGCTATCGCAAGATAATCGCCTCGTAATCGTAGTGTCGGGATCCCAATAATTAATCCAGAAATGGCTGCAGTCAAGCCTGCGACAACGATGGCAACCGGAAAAGGCAGACCCAATTTCATGGTCACAATGGCTGAGGCATAGGCACCAACGGCAAGGAAGCCGGCATGTCCAATCGAAAACTGGCCGGTAATTCCAATAATTAAATGGAGCGAAGCGGCAAGAATAATATTAATCCCAATGGAAAATAAGGCGTTTACATAAAAGGAATTTAATGTCCCGCCGTTA belongs to Neobacillus sp. OS1-2 and includes:
- a CDS encoding branched-chain amino acid ABC transporter permease, yielding MNRVKKAKGFWSTMAVVVIFSVVTQFLINGGTLNSFYVNALFSIGINIILAASLHLIIGITGQFSIGHAGFLAVGAYASAIVTMKLGLPFPVAIVVAGLTAAISGLIIGIPTLRLRGDYLAIATLGFGEIVRIILLNIDYVGGASGMTVSHLTTWPWLVACVAITIVVIVNFTNSTHGRACISIRENEIAADAMGINTTFYKVMAFVIGAFFAGVAGALHAHNFYIIQPTNFGFLKSFDILILVVIGGLGSMSGSVIAAILLTIISTFLSNYPEVRMVIYSLVLIVMMLFRPQGLMGTKEITSFLKLGKSAKGGVHHDGKNTTA
- a CDS encoding ABC transporter ATP-binding protein, with product MTAKTPLLKVENTGIRFGGLKAVSDVNVELKQGELVGLIGPNGAGKTTFFNLLTGVYVPTEGSISLAGEKLNGQAPYKITKKGISRTFQNIRLFSDLSVLDNVKVAYHSLSKHSILSSIFRLPSHFSGEKEMEEKAIEFLKIFKLDDVMHEMAKNLPYGQQRRLEIARALAAGPKLLLLDEPAAGMNPQETEELMNLISLIREKFDLTILLIEHDMLLVMGVCERIYVLDHGQLIAEGTPEQIRNNPKVIEAYLGEEVS
- a CDS encoding ABC transporter ATP-binding protein — protein: MLKINDINVYYGNIHALKGVSLDIHQGEIVTLIGANGAGKSTLLKTISGLLKPKNGEIVFENEHVAGKVAQAIVKRGISQVPEGRRVFSNMSVEENLELGAYLRKDKKGIKEDFEKVYQLFPRLYERRKQLSGTLSGGEQQMLAMGRALMARPRLLLLDEPSMGLAPLLVKTIFNIIVEINKTGTTILLVEQNANMALSIADRAYVIETGKIVAAGTAEELSQSDQIRAAYLGGH